The stretch of DNA TTGGATTCCGGGGGGCGCACTCCCCTGTGCATCCGAGCTTGCCGGCCCTAAGCCGCGTAGCTCATTCGACGTTTGCCGTACCGACGCCGCGGTGCTTCCGCGAGTTCTTCCGGCCGTTCCTTTGCGAACGTGCTGAGAGTCTCGGGGCCAGGTCGCGCAGCAAACTCGAGTCGACCAGCCGCGGCTACCGCCGCCCGTCGGTTGTAGAAGCATGGCGTGCTCAACTTGATCAGGAGACTCACTCCCATGCAGATGCGCTCCCTCACGCTTCCCACCTTCGGCTTGTTGCTTGCCGTTCTGGCAATGTCGCCAGGCACAGGCCTGGCCGCTGGCGAAATTCTCGTCGACGATTTCGCGCTTCCCGCCGATGCGGAAGGCGGAATCCTTGGCACCGACGTATCGGACCCGTTTTTCGGGGCCTACCTCGATCCCAGCCTGATGCATATTCTCGGCGGCGAACGCGAACTGTTGATTCAGACAAAGGGAGCAGGCACCCCCACGAGCTCGTTCTCGATCGGCGGTGGCAGTTTCTCGTTTACTTCGGGCGATCCCGGCGCCGCGGTCACGTTGATTTACGACGGCGATCTATTGCCCCCGCCTGGCACCCTCGACATCTCGAACCTTCAGGACCTACGGATCGACTTCGATTTCGTCTCGACGGGCGGCGCAGCCAGCGTGCCCATCGTCGTGTACTTCGAAAGCGCGGCGGGAAACATCGCGTTCCTCGGCGAACTTACTTCGAACGATGCACCCTTCTCCTATTTCGCGACGAGCGGATCGTTCTCCGACGGTGGTACGTTCGATCCGACGGCGGTGGTCCACACCGTCATCGCGATCAATCCGGAAGGCATCCCCGGCCTTGAGTTCAGGCTTAACCGCATTGTCGAGATCGAAGCGGTCCCGGAACCTTCGTCGGTGGCGCTGGCCAGCATCGGCTTGGGCCTGTTGACGATCGCCCACCGCCGGCGCGCGCTCAAACGGCACGAGCAATGAGCTTGTCGACCACTGCGCTGGCTGGGCTCGATCACCGCTTAGCTGCGCTGACCGATGCTTCTCGAAAGTTGGACCGTATCTTCGCGGCAGGTAAGCTGCCGAGTGCATGCCGAGACGATTGAAGGCCGCGGGAGACCGAATGTCGCCCAGCGAGCGGCTTGATTGCTATCCGTCGATCGAGGAGACGTATCGATGCCCGACAAAACCGGAACGGTTCGGCTGCACCGCGTCTTCACCGCGCCGCCCGAGCGCGTCTATCGAGCCTTCCTTGAACCCGGTGCCCTGGCCAAGTGGCTGCCGCCCTATGGGTTCACCTGCGCCGTGCAGCACCTTGACGCCCGCGTCGGGGGGAAGTTCCGCATGTCGTTCACCAATTTTGGCACCGGCAGCAGCCATGCGTTCGGGGGCGAGTACCTGGAGCTCGTACCCCACGAGCGGATTCGCTACACCGACAAGTTCGACGACCCCAACCTGCCGGGCGAAATCCAGGTGACGGTCCAGCTGAAACGAGTCAGTTGCGGCACCGAGGTCGAGATCGTCCAAGAAGGCATTCCCGCGGTGATTCCCCCAGAGGCTTGCTATCTCGGTTGGCAAGAGTCGCTGATGCAGCTCGCCACGCTTGTAAACCCGGAGATCCCCGACGGGGCGTGAATGCTTTCGCGATATCTATCTCGCGCAGGGGCGGCAGGAAACGCTCGAAGCCTTCAGCAGGCGGCTGATTCGGTCGAGCCAGTCTGATGGACCGGTGGAACCATAACCTCCACTACCACGCTCGCATTCTCGCCGCGGCGCCGGCCGGTTGTGTCCGCGCACTCGATGTCGGCTGCGGCGAAGGGACGCTCACGCGTGCGCTGCGTTCCGTCTCGGCGCACGTCGTGGGAATCGACGTCGACCTGCCATCGATCGAGCTGGCACGTGCCGAGGGCGGTGCAGGCATCGAGTACATCCACGGCGAATTCCTCGCGCATCGATTCGAGCCGGCGAGCTTCGATCTCGTCGCCTCGGTGGCCGCGCTGCATCACATGGACGCGGCAGCGGGCCTGACGCGGATGGCCAATCTCGTGCGGCCGGGCGGTACCCTTGTCGTCATCGGCTTGGCGCATTCGAGTCAGCCTGGCGATCTTGCGTTCGACGCCGCCGGTGCCCTGGCGACGCGCGTGCATCGACACCTCCTCCGCAAGCGTTACTGGGAGCATCCGGCGCCCAAGGTCTGGCCGCCGCCGCTCAGCTACGCCGAGGTGCGCAAGCTCGCTGCCCGTCTTCTGCCGGGCGTGGAATATCGCCGGCACGTGCTGTGGCGGTACTCGCTCGTATGGCGACGCGGCACCTGACGTCGCGGCGCCGCCCGCCGTGGCGCGGCCTGAAGCCAAGCAGCCGCCCCATTTGCCCGGCCTTGCCCGGGGCAGGTAAGCTGCCGGGCGTGGACCTGCTCCCCTGCAATTGCCCTC from Pirellulales bacterium encodes:
- a CDS encoding PEP-CTERM sorting domain-containing protein, which produces MQMRSLTLPTFGLLLAVLAMSPGTGLAAGEILVDDFALPADAEGGILGTDVSDPFFGAYLDPSLMHILGGERELLIQTKGAGTPTSSFSIGGGSFSFTSGDPGAAVTLIYDGDLLPPPGTLDISNLQDLRIDFDFVSTGGAASVPIVVYFESAAGNIAFLGELTSNDAPFSYFATSGSFSDGGTFDPTAVVHTVIAINPEGIPGLEFRLNRIVEIEAVPEPSSVALASIGLGLLTIAHRRRALKRHEQ
- a CDS encoding class I SAM-dependent methyltransferase; translation: MDRWNHNLHYHARILAAAPAGCVRALDVGCGEGTLTRALRSVSAHVVGIDVDLPSIELARAEGGAGIEYIHGEFLAHRFEPASFDLVASVAALHHMDAAAGLTRMANLVRPGGTLVVIGLAHSSQPGDLAFDAAGALATRVHRHLLRKRYWEHPAPKVWPPPLSYAEVRKLAARLLPGVEYRRHVLWRYSLVWRRGT
- a CDS encoding SRPBCC family protein, whose product is MPDKTGTVRLHRVFTAPPERVYRAFLEPGALAKWLPPYGFTCAVQHLDARVGGKFRMSFTNFGTGSSHAFGGEYLELVPHERIRYTDKFDDPNLPGEIQVTVQLKRVSCGTEVEIVQEGIPAVIPPEACYLGWQESLMQLATLVNPEIPDGA